One Kiritimatiellia bacterium genomic window carries:
- a CDS encoding ABC transporter permease: MNPARRARWIESLVTAPSMGWLLVFFVAPTVIIFAITFKPVDLYGGIGKGWTLATLKSLFNPNYPAIVWRTVWLSAATTAACLVLAVPCGFYIARASARWRQMLLLLIILPFWTSFLVRVFAWKVLLHPEGPLKHALAAIGLIGPDTLLLYNEKAILLVMVYTFLPFAILPIYAAAEKFDFRLLEAARDLGARPLRAFFSVFVPGIRRGLLTATLVVFIPALGSYVIPDIVGGPTTEMIGNKIAQRTFSDRNLPHASGLAAFLTLGVLAPLLLVLALQRKKGEEAPTMQEVS, from the coding sequence ATGAACCCGGCGCGCCGGGCCCGGTGGATCGAGTCGCTGGTAACCGCGCCGTCCATGGGCTGGCTGCTGGTCTTCTTCGTCGCGCCCACCGTGATCATCTTCGCCATCACCTTCAAGCCCGTGGACCTCTACGGGGGCATCGGGAAGGGCTGGACGCTGGCGACGCTGAAGAGCCTGTTCAACCCCAACTACCCGGCGATCGTGTGGCGAACGGTGTGGCTGTCCGCGGCGACCACGGCCGCGTGCCTGGTCCTCGCCGTGCCCTGCGGGTTCTACATCGCGCGGGCCTCCGCGCGATGGCGCCAGATGCTCCTGCTGCTGATCATCCTGCCGTTCTGGACGAGCTTCCTGGTGCGCGTGTTCGCCTGGAAGGTGCTGCTGCACCCGGAGGGGCCGCTCAAGCACGCGCTGGCGGCCATCGGGCTGATCGGGCCGGACACGCTGCTGCTGTACAACGAGAAGGCGATCCTGCTGGTGATGGTGTACACGTTCCTGCCGTTCGCCATCCTGCCGATCTACGCGGCGGCGGAGAAGTTCGACTTCCGGCTGCTCGAGGCGGCGCGCGACCTGGGGGCGCGGCCGCTGCGGGCGTTCTTCAGCGTCTTCGTGCCGGGCATCCGCCGCGGGCTGCTGACGGCGACGCTGGTGGTCTTCATCCCGGCGCTCGGGTCCTACGTGATCCCGGACATCGTGGGCGGCCCGACCACGGAGATGATCGGCAACAAGATCGCGCAGCGCACGTTCAGCGACCGCAACCTCCCGCACGCCAGCGGGCTCGCGGCCTTCCTGACCCTCGGCGTGCTCGCCCCGCTGCTGCTCGTCCTGGCCCTGCAGCGGAAGAAGGGCGAGGAAGCCCCGACGATGCAGGAGGTCTCGTGA
- a CDS encoding ABC transporter permease, which produces MKRSMVPLLTTIFVLVFFYLPILVLVINSFNASRFGGTWEGSTLEWYRMLFKEASVWRALRNTLVIAVGATFASVALGTTAAFALHRYQTKLQRFHYTLVYTPLVVPEILMGMSLLLFFVAAGLELGLFTIFLAHTTFCISYVAMVVLARLQDFDFSIIEAAQDLGAGWWTTTWRVLLPLLAPGLAAGGLLAFTLSIDDFVITFFVAGPGSTTLPVRIYSMIKHSKNMPMINALSAILLVVTFAAVWGSQRLTKESHA; this is translated from the coding sequence GTGAAACGCAGCATGGTCCCGCTGCTGACGACGATCTTTGTGCTGGTGTTTTTCTACCTGCCGATCCTGGTGCTGGTGATCAACTCCTTCAACGCCTCGCGGTTCGGCGGCACGTGGGAGGGCTCGACGCTGGAGTGGTACCGGATGCTGTTCAAGGAGGCGAGCGTCTGGCGCGCCCTGCGCAACACGCTGGTCATCGCCGTCGGCGCGACCTTCGCGTCCGTCGCCCTGGGCACCACCGCCGCCTTCGCGCTGCACCGCTACCAGACGAAGCTGCAGCGGTTCCATTACACCCTGGTGTACACGCCGCTGGTCGTGCCGGAGATCCTGATGGGCATGAGCCTGCTGCTCTTCTTCGTCGCGGCGGGGCTCGAGCTGGGGCTGTTCACGATCTTCCTGGCCCACACGACGTTCTGCATCAGCTACGTGGCCATGGTCGTGCTCGCCCGGCTCCAGGACTTCGACTTCTCCATCATCGAGGCGGCGCAGGACCTCGGGGCGGGCTGGTGGACGACGACCTGGCGCGTGCTGCTGCCGCTGCTGGCCCCGGGCCTGGCCGCGGGCGGCCTGCTGGCCTTCACCCTCTCGATCGACGACTTCGTCATCACCTTCTTCGTCGCCGGGCCGGGCTCGACCACCCTGCCCGTGCGCATCTACAGCATGATCAAGCACAGCAAGAACATGCCCATGATCAACGCGCTGTCCGCGATCCTGCTGGTCGTCACTTTCGCGGCTGTATGGGGCAGCCAGCGGTTAACCAAGGAGAGCCACGCATGA
- a CDS encoding spermidine/putrescine ABC transporter substrate-binding protein, which translates to MKARILFLALALGAVLLSGCGEKTPALHFYTWADYIKPELVARFEQEHGCRVIIDTFDSNEAMYAKLKAGATGYDLLNPSSYMVKLLKDQGLLQDLDRALLPNLANIDAEYLRIAMDPEMKHSVPYMLTNTGLGYLASRVPDFEPTWGVFDRTDLRGRMTMLNDMRETLGGALKFLGYSLNSTDEYELAAARDVVIRWKKNLAKFENEQYKTGLASGEFTLVHGYNGDILQVMETNEDIVFAVPREGTSISCDDLVIPQAAKEVALAHAFINFLHEPEVAAENTEFIGYLCPNSAAYPLMSEEIREDPSIFLEPEIKAKSEVIGDVGEALALYTKMWDQVKAAE; encoded by the coding sequence ATGAAAGCACGCATCCTGTTCCTCGCCCTCGCGCTCGGGGCCGTCCTGCTGTCCGGCTGCGGGGAGAAGACGCCGGCCCTGCACTTCTATACCTGGGCCGACTACATCAAGCCGGAACTCGTCGCCCGCTTCGAGCAGGAGCACGGCTGCCGCGTCATCATCGACACCTTCGATTCCAACGAGGCGATGTACGCGAAGCTGAAGGCCGGGGCCACGGGGTACGACCTGCTCAACCCCAGCAGCTACATGGTCAAGCTGCTGAAGGACCAGGGCCTGCTCCAGGACCTCGACCGCGCGCTCCTGCCGAACCTGGCGAACATCGACGCGGAATACCTGCGCATCGCCATGGACCCGGAGATGAAGCACAGCGTGCCGTACATGCTCACCAACACGGGGCTCGGCTACCTGGCCAGCCGCGTGCCGGATTTCGAGCCGACCTGGGGCGTCTTCGACCGGACCGACCTGCGCGGCCGGATGACCATGCTCAACGACATGCGCGAGACGCTCGGCGGCGCCCTGAAGTTCCTCGGCTACAGCCTGAACTCGACCGACGAGTACGAGCTGGCCGCCGCCCGCGACGTGGTGATCCGCTGGAAGAAGAACCTGGCGAAGTTCGAGAACGAGCAGTACAAGACCGGCCTGGCCTCCGGCGAGTTCACCCTGGTCCACGGGTACAACGGCGACATCCTCCAGGTCATGGAGACCAACGAGGACATCGTCTTCGCCGTGCCGCGGGAGGGCACCTCCATCTCGTGCGACGACCTCGTGATCCCGCAGGCGGCGAAGGAGGTCGCGCTGGCCCACGCCTTCATCAACTTCCTGCACGAGCCCGAAGTGGCCGCCGAGAACACCGAGTTCATCGGCTATCTCTGCCCGAACAGCGCCGCCTACCCGCTGATGAGCGAGGAGATCCGCGAAGACCCGTCCATCTTCCTGGAGCCCGAGATCAAGGCGAAGAGCGAGGTCATCGGCGACGTCGGCGAGGCCCTGGCGCTGTACACGAAGATGTGGGACCAGGTCAAGGCGGCGGAATAA
- a CDS encoding TrpB-like pyridoxal phosphate-dependent enzyme → MSTTHFTLKQSDIPTQWYNILADFPEPLPPPLHPGTKQPVTLQDMLAIFPESLVMQEMCPDRWVEIPAEVRDIYALWRPTPLLRAVRLEKALQTPAHIYYKYEGVSPAGSHKPNTAVAQAYYNKQAGTQRLATETGAGQWGSSLALACKLFGLECVVYMVKVSYHQKPYRKMLMHTWGATVHSSPTRHTEVGRRILDADPECPGSLGIAISEAIEDTVHHPHTKYSLGSVLNHVCMHQTVVGQEAIKQMALAGEEPDVLIGCVGGGSNFAGLVFPYLHLKITQKKPYRVVAVEPSSCASLTKGELRYDFGDTAGMTPLLMMHTLGHDFIPPSIHAGGLRYHGMAPTVSHARKLGLVDAVAYPQTRIFEAAIQFSQTEGIVPAPESAHAVAAAIDEATAAREEGKKRVILFNLSGHGMLDLASYDSYLAGHLK, encoded by the coding sequence ATGAGCACAACGCATTTCACGCTGAAGCAGTCGGACATCCCGACCCAGTGGTACAACATCCTGGCCGATTTCCCGGAGCCGCTGCCGCCGCCGCTGCATCCCGGCACCAAGCAGCCGGTGACGCTGCAGGACATGCTGGCGATCTTCCCGGAGAGCCTGGTCATGCAGGAGATGTGCCCGGACCGCTGGGTCGAGATCCCGGCCGAGGTCCGCGACATCTATGCCCTGTGGCGGCCGACCCCGCTGCTGCGCGCGGTGCGCCTCGAGAAGGCGCTCCAGACCCCGGCCCATATCTACTACAAGTATGAAGGTGTCAGCCCCGCGGGCAGCCACAAGCCCAACACGGCGGTCGCCCAGGCCTACTACAACAAGCAGGCGGGAACCCAGCGGCTGGCCACGGAGACCGGCGCCGGCCAGTGGGGCTCGTCGCTCGCGCTCGCGTGCAAGCTCTTCGGCCTCGAGTGCGTCGTGTACATGGTGAAGGTCAGCTACCACCAGAAGCCGTACCGCAAGATGCTCATGCACACCTGGGGCGCGACCGTGCACTCCAGCCCGACCCGCCACACCGAGGTCGGCCGCCGAATCCTCGACGCCGACCCGGAATGCCCGGGCAGCCTCGGCATCGCCATCAGCGAGGCCATCGAGGACACCGTGCACCACCCGCACACGAAGTACTCGCTGGGCAGCGTGCTCAACCACGTCTGCATGCACCAGACCGTCGTCGGCCAGGAGGCCATCAAGCAGATGGCGCTGGCGGGCGAGGAGCCGGACGTCCTGATCGGCTGCGTCGGCGGCGGCAGCAACTTCGCCGGGCTGGTCTTCCCGTACCTGCACCTGAAGATCACCCAGAAGAAACCGTATCGCGTCGTCGCCGTCGAGCCGTCCTCCTGCGCGTCGCTGACCAAGGGCGAGTTGCGCTACGACTTCGGGGACACCGCCGGCATGACCCCGCTGCTCATGATGCACACGCTGGGCCACGACTTCATCCCGCCCAGCATCCACGCCGGCGGCCTGCGCTACCACGGCATGGCACCGACGGTCAGCCACGCGAGGAAACTGGGCCTGGTCGACGCCGTCGCCTACCCGCAAACCAGGATCTTCGAGGCCGCGATCCAGTTCTCCCAGACCGAGGGCATCGTGCCCGCGCCGGAATCCGCGCACGCCGTGGCCGCCGCCATCGACGAGGCCACCGCCGCGCGCGAGGAGGGGAAGAAGCGGGTCATCCTGTTCAACCTCTCCGGCCACGGCATGCTGGACCTGGCGTCGTACGACTCGTACCTCGCCGGTCACCTGAAGTAG